A region from the Pyrinomonadaceae bacterium genome encodes:
- a CDS encoding ankyrin repeat domain-containing protein: MIIPVTIKAFLPKVIAFAGTLLLSFAVLNFVPSARVRRQTNFARAAADGDLQRMRMLQMAGVSVNSRAGCCSPLFLAAGEGRLSVVQYLLDQGADINARERGGRTALTEAAFAGSNPVIKELVLRGADVNAVSDVGTPLDVAMQANHAPAIDLLKYYGARRSCELRGGC; encoded by the coding sequence GTGATAATTCCAGTCACAATAAAAGCGTTTCTTCCAAAGGTTATCGCGTTTGCCGGCACGCTGCTGCTGTCTTTTGCAGTCCTGAACTTTGTGCCCAGCGCACGCGTGCGACGGCAGACCAACTTCGCGCGCGCGGCCGCCGACGGCGACCTGCAACGCATGCGTATGCTGCAAATGGCCGGCGTGAGCGTGAACTCGCGCGCGGGCTGCTGTTCGCCGCTGTTTCTTGCGGCTGGAGAAGGGCGGCTGAGTGTCGTGCAATATCTGCTCGATCAGGGCGCGGACATAAACGCGCGCGAACGCGGCGGACGGACGGCGCTCACTGAAGCGGCTTTTGCAGGCAGCAACCCGGTTATCAAAGAACTGGTTCTGCGCGGCGCGGACGTAAACGCGGTTTCAGACGTGGGTACGCCGCTCGACGTCGCCATGCAAGCGAACCACGCGCCGGCAATTGATTTGTTGAAGTACTACGGCGCCAGGCGTAGCTGCGAACTTCGCGGCGGTTGCTAA
- a CDS encoding lactate racemase domain-containing protein, whose amino-acid sequence MALQLRKKTHESIVYIDSDSAPRIMPSGEDFILEDIPVGTRVLYPNPPLKGLPNREAAIRYALNHPLGCDPLYAQLEPGMKVTIAIDDISLPLPPMATPDIRQTMLEVVLDLLGANAVDDVHIIIANSLHRKMTAWEMKRMVGQRIFDAYYPDRYYNHDAEWKEGLIKIGETRHKEPLVLNRRAAESDLLIYCNINFVPMDGGHKSVAVGLCDYESLRAHHDPQTIRESDSYMDPARSELANKCNRLGKIVDNEMNVFHIETAINNRMYGSDMDFLLKNEDDFTAFDRMKFEAMRYTMSKMPRPARRKLLHSRPAQYEMTACYAGKTEPVHEKIVEKGFQQYAIPVRGQCDILITGIPDISPYNVYSILNPLLVQVMALGYHFNFYRNKPLLKKGGVMIVHHPCYDQFDHNHHPSYIEFFNRLLPESRDAFYLREKYEREFANNPSYVEMYRRGNAYHGAHPFFMWYWGENGRQHVGKVIAAGAENAHVPAMLGWDRADNLTEAIAMARNYMGNSAEITMLHQPMIGIADME is encoded by the coding sequence ATGGCCCTTCAACTAAGAAAGAAAACCCACGAATCGATCGTTTACATCGATAGCGACAGCGCGCCGCGCATCATGCCGTCGGGTGAGGACTTTATCCTCGAAGACATTCCCGTCGGCACGCGCGTGCTTTATCCGAATCCGCCGCTCAAGGGTTTGCCTAATCGCGAGGCAGCGATTCGCTATGCGCTGAATCATCCGCTGGGTTGCGATCCTCTCTACGCGCAACTTGAGCCCGGCATGAAAGTAACGATCGCCATTGACGACATCAGCTTGCCGCTGCCGCCGATGGCTACGCCGGATATTCGCCAGACCATGCTCGAAGTTGTGCTCGATCTCCTCGGCGCCAACGCCGTGGATGACGTGCACATCATCATCGCCAATTCCCTGCATCGGAAAATGACTGCGTGGGAAATGAAGCGCATGGTCGGGCAAAGGATCTTTGATGCGTACTACCCGGATCGCTATTACAACCACGACGCTGAGTGGAAAGAAGGTTTGATCAAGATCGGCGAGACGCGACACAAAGAACCGCTGGTGCTGAACCGGCGCGCGGCGGAAAGCGATCTGCTGATTTACTGCAATATCAACTTTGTGCCGATGGACGGCGGCCACAAGTCCGTGGCCGTTGGCCTGTGCGATTACGAATCACTACGCGCGCACCATGATCCGCAGACAATTCGCGAGTCGGACAGCTACATGGATCCGGCGCGGTCAGAGCTGGCGAACAAATGCAACCGGCTGGGAAAGATTGTTGATAACGAGATGAACGTCTTTCACATCGAAACGGCCATCAACAATCGCATGTACGGCAGTGACATGGACTTTCTCCTGAAGAACGAAGACGACTTCACCGCCTTCGATCGCATGAAGTTCGAAGCCATGCGCTACACGATGAGCAAAATGCCGCGGCCCGCGCGTCGCAAGCTGCTGCACTCTCGGCCGGCCCAATACGAGATGACCGCGTGTTATGCCGGTAAGACGGAACCGGTGCACGAGAAGATCGTTGAGAAGGGATTTCAGCAGTACGCCATTCCGGTGCGCGGGCAGTGCGACATTCTGATCACCGGCATTCCTGACATTTCGCCTTACAACGTTTATTCGATTCTGAATCCGCTGCTCGTGCAGGTCATGGCGCTCGGTTACCACTTCAATTTCTATCGCAACAAGCCTTTGCTGAAGAAGGGCGGAGTGATGATCGTTCATCACCCGTGTTACGACCAGTTCGATCACAACCATCATCCCAGCTATATCGAGTTCTTTAACCGGCTGTTGCCGGAGTCGCGCGATGCTTTCTATCTGCGCGAAAAATACGAGCGCGAGTTCGCGAACAATCCGAGCTACGTCGAGATGTATCGCCGTGGCAACGCCTATCACGGCGCGCACCCGTTTTTCATGTGGTATTGGGGCGAAAACGGGCGGCAGCACGTCGGCAAGGTAATCGCGGCCGGCGCGGAAAACGCACACGTGCCCGCGATGCTCGGCTGGGACCGCGCCGACAACCTGACCGAAGCGATCGCGATGGCGCGAAATTACATGGGTAACTCAGCAGAAATTACGATGCTGCATCAACCGATGATTGGCATCGCCGACATGGAGTAA
- a CDS encoding HAD family phosphatase, translating to MKAAAFYDLEGTLVSTNLVHTLGFYARNQPDLFRSFKKSAATLLSVPLFAVSDQYSRKVFNDLFFKRYKGESEDRMRYFSEELFEKVLKPAVFPGAFELIEKSRSLGHRQVVVTGALDVSVKPLMEYLGIDDYVSNRLEFVKGIATGRLLPPVLASATKASWIRTYAEREGINLSESFAYSDSMSDLPMLSIVGHPAAVNPDLRLRQTALHHDWPILNLK from the coding sequence GTGAAGGCCGCGGCATTCTACGACCTCGAAGGGACCCTCGTCAGTACGAACCTGGTCCATACGCTCGGGTTCTATGCGCGTAACCAACCCGATCTGTTCCGCAGCTTCAAGAAGAGTGCCGCGACCCTTCTGAGTGTCCCCTTGTTCGCCGTGAGCGACCAGTATAGCCGAAAAGTCTTTAACGACCTGTTCTTCAAACGCTACAAAGGCGAGTCAGAGGACCGCATGCGTTACTTCTCCGAAGAGTTGTTCGAGAAGGTGCTCAAGCCGGCAGTCTTTCCCGGCGCTTTCGAATTGATCGAAAAGTCGCGCAGCCTGGGGCATCGTCAAGTCGTCGTCACCGGCGCGCTCGATGTTTCCGTTAAGCCGCTGATGGAGTATCTCGGCATCGACGATTACGTTTCGAATCGCCTGGAGTTCGTAAAAGGAATCGCGACGGGACGATTGCTACCGCCGGTTCTCGCGTCCGCGACCAAGGCTTCATGGATTCGCACGTACGCCGAACGGGAAGGAATTAACCTGAGCGAATCGTTCGCGTACTCAGACAGCATGAGCGACCTGCCGATGCTTTCGATAGTTGGTCACCCCGCAGCAGTCAACCCGGATTTGCGTTTACGACAAACGGCCCTGCACCACGATTGGCCGATATTGAATTTGAAATAG
- a CDS encoding TRAP transporter TatT component family protein: protein MATLDNSTICDLSKRDILSKLAVLGASLVFAAGLSACSKSAEQAVSAPSSGRSPAETITQADELYAQRADVMKVRQGLIALRQATAEHATNYELAWRVAQYNYYLGSHTTDETEQEKAFHDGTEAGKLAVKLNNDRPEGHFWLGANYGGNAEISTLAGLAEIEDIKREMEAVLKIDESFQSGSAYMALGQVYLKAPRILGGDVSKAIEYLEKGLKFGPNNALLRLRLAEAYAEAKRIPDAQRELKTLFESQPSPGFEPEHSDAVREGRELEAKLKS from the coding sequence ATGGCAACACTAGACAATAGCACCATTTGCGACCTCTCTAAACGCGACATTCTTTCAAAACTGGCCGTTTTGGGGGCAAGTTTGGTATTCGCAGCTGGCCTGTCAGCCTGTAGCAAATCCGCGGAACAGGCCGTTTCGGCACCCTCCAGTGGCCGCTCGCCGGCCGAAACCATCACTCAGGCCGACGAACTCTACGCTCAGCGGGCCGACGTTATGAAAGTCCGCCAGGGGCTGATCGCTTTACGCCAGGCGACGGCCGAGCATGCCACGAACTATGAATTGGCCTGGAGGGTGGCTCAGTACAACTATTACCTCGGCAGTCACACAACCGACGAGACCGAACAGGAGAAGGCTTTTCACGACGGTACGGAAGCGGGAAAGCTGGCGGTCAAGCTGAACAATGACCGGCCTGAAGGTCACTTTTGGCTCGGCGCAAACTACGGTGGTAATGCGGAAATTAGCACGCTCGCCGGGCTTGCCGAGATCGAGGACATCAAGCGGGAGATGGAGGCGGTGCTGAAGATTGATGAAAGCTTCCAATCCGGCAGTGCCTACATGGCTCTGGGCCAGGTCTACCTAAAAGCCCCGCGCATTCTGGGTGGCGATGTCAGTAAAGCGATCGAGTACCTTGAGAAGGGACTGAAGTTCGGTCCGAACAATGCGCTCTTGCGGCTGCGGCTGGCGGAAGCATATGCAGAAGCCAAGCGCATACCAGATGCACAACGGGAACTGAAAACTTTGTTCGAGAGCCAACCTTCGCCGGGGTTCGAGCCGGAGCATAGCGATGCGGTGAGAGAAGGTCGGGAGCTCGAGGCGAAATTGAAATCGTAA
- a CDS encoding UPF0182 family protein: MSTPIEFDDDDDIIDVTPDQPRRKRRWWPWILLAVLVLLFIGSRALSIYVSALWFGSLGYSDVYWYIFKLKLELFLIFLVLTTIILRAGFWLIERAFGAFTIGPRTVLINQQPVQISPGRFIRPLAWVVSIVAGLMFGLGMRAAWRDFALYLHAPQTPLPDPIFNRPVSFYLFTLPIYDAVSSWLLYLAVIILIAVIAYALLAGTQETTLANSKSGPVRKRAITIISVVAGAILLILAWKTLLSRFPYLWQDHQIFSGVSYTEANHVLPGLRLVAIGLVIAALVAVVNAFTLRKVRVLVAGIALPVAVYLVAVVFIPAYVQNFVVKPNELGRESPYIEHNIAWTRRAFGLDKIELRNFEAETTVESFALQDNRETLENIRLWDWRALQDTLKQMQAIRIYYDFPDVDVDRYQTGGRTRQVMVAARELNVERLPETSKNWVNQRLIYTHGYGVTMNTANEFTPEGRPRFLLSNMPIEAKADIKLTRPQIYFGQETNTPVYVKTKQKEFDFPQSETEAAFTSYEGTGGIQLGSGLRRLLLAWAVGDMTKLPFSDDVTPESRLLINRNIREIVNGLAPFLIYDRDPYTVISEDGRLFWVVDAYTETANYPYSRHHQIESNRVNYIRNSVKVVIDAYNGTTNFYVFDPEDPLIAAYRATFPSLFRDANQMPADLRAHIRYPETLLRAQGDVYGLYHVQNGRVFFQQEDAWSIAQQATVDQQNKKQNHPIDPYFVLMQLPGEDKQAEFALILPFTPANRNNMIGWMAGRSDGENYGKLLAYNFPKSRLIDGPLQIEARIDQDAQLSAQFSLWNQQGSRVLRGHLLVIPIGKSLLYVEPIYLQAVNSPMPELRLVVLATQERLAFGQSFDEAMANLFGDAGKQTAEPKPAEQKPATGDQAKPAPTPAAPTTTGTTQQLINRAVQEFEDYQKLMAAGRYAEAGKKLEEHKRTLEELKRASGKP; the protein is encoded by the coding sequence TTGAGCACGCCCATAGAGTTCGACGACGACGATGACATCATCGACGTCACGCCCGACCAACCGCGACGAAAACGGCGCTGGTGGCCCTGGATTTTGCTTGCCGTTCTCGTGCTGTTGTTCATCGGCTCCCGCGCGCTTTCCATCTACGTGTCGGCGCTGTGGTTTGGCTCCCTCGGTTACTCGGACGTTTATTGGTACATCTTCAAACTGAAGCTCGAGTTGTTTCTGATCTTCCTGGTGCTGACCACCATCATTTTGCGCGCCGGTTTTTGGCTGATTGAAAGAGCGTTTGGGGCTTTCACCATCGGACCGCGCACTGTTCTGATTAATCAGCAGCCCGTGCAGATTTCGCCGGGACGATTCATACGTCCCCTGGCGTGGGTAGTCTCAATTGTTGCCGGTTTGATGTTCGGGCTGGGAATGCGCGCCGCGTGGCGCGACTTTGCGTTGTACCTTCACGCGCCGCAGACGCCACTCCCCGATCCGATTTTCAACCGGCCGGTCAGCTTCTACCTCTTCACGCTGCCAATTTATGACGCGGTTAGCTCGTGGCTGCTGTACCTCGCGGTAATTATCCTTATCGCCGTAATTGCCTACGCGTTACTCGCAGGGACGCAGGAGACGACGCTCGCTAACAGCAAGAGCGGGCCGGTCCGCAAACGCGCGATCACAATCATCTCGGTGGTCGCGGGCGCGATTTTACTAATCCTGGCGTGGAAGACTCTGCTGTCGCGATTTCCTTATCTTTGGCAGGACCATCAGATTTTTTCCGGCGTCAGCTACACGGAAGCGAACCACGTGCTGCCGGGCCTGCGCCTGGTCGCCATCGGGCTGGTAATCGCGGCGCTGGTCGCCGTGGTTAACGCTTTCACGCTGCGCAAGGTACGCGTGCTGGTTGCCGGGATAGCGCTGCCCGTCGCGGTCTACCTCGTCGCCGTCGTCTTCATTCCGGCTTATGTCCAAAACTTTGTCGTTAAGCCAAATGAACTAGGCCGAGAGTCGCCGTACATCGAGCACAACATTGCGTGGACCCGCCGCGCCTTCGGTCTCGACAAAATCGAGCTGCGAAACTTCGAGGCAGAAACAACCGTTGAGTCGTTTGCGCTTCAGGACAATCGGGAGACCCTGGAGAACATTCGCCTGTGGGATTGGCGCGCGCTCCAGGACACGCTCAAGCAGATGCAGGCGATTCGCATCTACTACGACTTTCCCGACGTTGATGTCGATCGCTATCAAACCGGCGGGCGAACCAGGCAGGTCATGGTGGCCGCGCGTGAGCTGAACGTCGAGCGATTGCCGGAAACGTCGAAGAACTGGGTGAATCAACGCCTGATTTATACGCACGGCTATGGCGTGACGATGAATACCGCCAACGAGTTCACGCCCGAGGGTCGTCCGCGTTTTCTGCTCTCGAACATGCCAATCGAGGCGAAAGCCGATATCAAACTCACGCGGCCGCAAATCTATTTTGGGCAGGAAACGAACACGCCCGTTTACGTCAAGACCAAGCAGAAGGAGTTCGATTTTCCGCAAAGCGAGACTGAGGCTGCCTTCACCAGCTACGAAGGGACCGGCGGAATCCAACTCGGCAGCGGACTGAGGCGGTTGTTACTGGCGTGGGCCGTCGGTGATATGACGAAGCTGCCTTTCTCTGACGACGTAACTCCCGAGAGCCGGCTGTTGATCAATCGGAACATTCGCGAAATCGTCAACGGCCTGGCGCCATTTCTAATCTATGACCGCGATCCTTATACCGTAATCAGTGAGGATGGGCGGTTATTCTGGGTCGTCGACGCTTACACCGAAACGGCCAATTACCCGTATTCGCGTCACCATCAAATTGAAAGCAACCGGGTCAATTACATTCGTAACAGCGTGAAGGTCGTGATTGACGCTTATAACGGCACGACTAACTTCTACGTCTTCGATCCCGAGGATCCGTTGATTGCTGCGTACCGGGCGACGTTTCCCAGCCTGTTCCGCGATGCTAACCAGATGCCCGCGGATCTGCGCGCCCACATTCGTTATCCCGAAACGCTCCTGCGCGCGCAAGGCGACGTATACGGCCTTTATCACGTGCAAAACGGACGTGTCTTCTTCCAACAAGAGGACGCCTGGAGCATCGCCCAGCAGGCGACCGTCGATCAGCAGAACAAGAAACAGAATCACCCGATCGATCCCTATTTCGTGCTGATGCAGTTACCTGGTGAAGACAAGCAAGCGGAGTTCGCATTGATTCTCCCGTTCACGCCGGCCAACCGAAACAACATGATTGGCTGGATGGCCGGACGCTCTGACGGCGAGAACTATGGGAAGCTACTGGCCTACAATTTTCCCAAGTCACGCCTGATCGACGGGCCGCTGCAAATCGAAGCGCGTATCGATCAGGATGCCCAACTCTCCGCGCAATTTTCACTTTGGAACCAGCAAGGTTCCCGCGTCCTGCGCGGCCATCTGCTGGTGATTCCCATTGGCAAATCGCTTCTCTACGTCGAGCCAATCTACCTTCAGGCAGTAAATAGTCCGATGCCTGAATTGCGCCTGGTTGTCCTGGCCACTCAGGAGCGGTTGGCGTTTGGCCAATCGTTTGACGAAGCCATGGCTAATCTGTTTGGCGACGCAGGAAAACAAACAGCGGAACCGAAGCCGGCAGAGCAGAAGCCCGCCACTGGCGATCAAGCGAAGCCGGCCCCTACACCAGCCGCACCCACCACGACCGGCACCACGCAGCAGTTAATTAACCGCGCGGTTCAAGAGTTTGAGGATTATCAGAAACTGATGGCAGCCGGAAGGTATGCTGAGGCCGGGAAGAAACTGGAAGAACACAAACGCACCCTGGAAGAACTGAAACGCGCGTCCGGCAAGCCATAA
- a CDS encoding protein kinase, producing MLAPETVLQGRYRIVRQLGQGGMGAVYEAVDLRLDTVVALKETLFTDERLRKQFEREARLLARLHHQALPRVSDHFTENEGAFLVMQYIPGEDLFEMQGRRGSGFPQADVLQWADQLCDGLDYLHTQDPQIIHRDIKPQNLKLTARGQIVLLDFGLAKGSGGQMSVVTTSASIFGYTPNYAPLEQVQGLGTDPRSDIYALAATLYHLITNVKPPDALSRAAAVVNGMEDPLAPADSVSPNVSRAVAQVLQTAMSQKRDDRYESAGAMREALRSASTGALGEMPTVLTATGATTRPDMVAPAAGTQVAGQRTQGAGNEAQTLLADEATKVRSQIAGAELAQSTSLSSRGMWLAAAVVLLMIVGVAAGFLIYRARKSDAAATLPAATPAPTAEPAPTTTTTAADVQAEKPKNVNPTADADKRVKQTSATKPAVKATPQVANERDPGPDTNRRPPEPPLIDFGPPQDRRPRPTPPPVQTFPNGTRVERRSDGSTVVTFPDGRTRVFPAGTRPNFPRRRPRP from the coding sequence ATGCTTGCGCCAGAAACAGTTTTACAAGGTCGCTACCGAATTGTGCGACAGCTCGGCCAGGGCGGTATGGGCGCGGTTTATGAAGCAGTCGATCTGCGGTTGGACACCGTCGTCGCGCTGAAAGAGACGCTGTTTACCGACGAGAGGCTGCGGAAACAGTTCGAGCGTGAGGCGCGTCTGCTGGCGCGACTTCATCATCAAGCGCTGCCCCGAGTTAGTGATCATTTCACCGAAAACGAAGGCGCGTTTCTGGTGATGCAGTACATCCCGGGCGAAGATCTGTTCGAGATGCAGGGACGTCGCGGCAGTGGGTTTCCGCAAGCGGACGTTCTGCAATGGGCGGATCAGCTTTGCGACGGGCTGGATTACCTGCACACGCAGGACCCGCAGATTATTCACCGCGACATTAAGCCGCAGAACCTGAAGCTCACCGCGCGCGGGCAGATTGTGTTGCTCGATTTCGGTTTGGCGAAAGGTTCGGGCGGCCAGATGTCGGTGGTCACGACTTCGGCGAGCATCTTTGGCTACACGCCGAATTACGCGCCGCTCGAACAGGTCCAGGGGCTCGGGACCGATCCGCGCAGCGATATTTACGCGTTGGCGGCCACCCTTTATCACCTGATCACGAACGTGAAGCCGCCCGATGCGCTCAGTCGCGCGGCTGCGGTTGTCAACGGCATGGAAGATCCTCTGGCGCCGGCTGATTCGGTCTCGCCGAACGTTAGTCGCGCGGTAGCTCAGGTTCTGCAAACTGCCATGTCGCAGAAACGCGACGACCGATACGAGTCAGCCGGAGCCATGCGCGAAGCGCTGCGTTCGGCATCGACCGGCGCGCTGGGCGAGATGCCAACGGTGCTGACTGCGACGGGGGCCACGACGCGCCCCGACATGGTTGCGCCTGCCGCGGGAACTCAAGTGGCGGGACAGCGAACGCAGGGTGCCGGGAACGAAGCGCAAACTCTGCTCGCCGATGAAGCAACAAAGGTTCGCAGCCAGATTGCCGGCGCAGAGCTGGCTCAATCCACTTCGCTAAGCTCGCGTGGCATGTGGTTGGCCGCTGCGGTCGTGCTTCTGATGATCGTGGGTGTCGCGGCTGGATTCCTCATTTATCGCGCACGGAAGTCAGACGCGGCAGCTACCCTGCCGGCGGCGACTCCGGCGCCGACCGCCGAACCGGCGCCGACCACGACAACAACCGCGGCTGACGTGCAAGCCGAAAAGCCGAAGAACGTCAACCCGACTGCGGACGCTGACAAGCGCGTCAAACAGACCAGCGCGACGAAACCGGCCGTAAAGGCGACGCCTCAAGTGGCGAACGAACGCGACCCTGGGCCCGATACGAATCGTCGGCCTCCAGAACCGCCATTAATCGATTTCGGTCCACCACAGGACCGGCGGCCACGACCGACGCCGCCACCGGTTCAAACCTTTCCAAACGGTACGCGAGTCGAGAGACGCTCGGACGGCTCGACGGTGGTCACTTTTCCCGATGGCCGTACGCGAGTGTTTCCTGCTGGAACGCGACCCAATTTTCCCCGAAGACGTCCGCGGCCTTGA
- a CDS encoding aminopeptidase P family protein yields the protein MKTLRRPLSLLFVTALAVVALAAPLSTGTSALPAEPAVIRVAPPAPVFDTAKRQAELATRRQKVAEAIGPKSILVLFSAEPRVYANDVDYHFRQENNLFYLTHLNQKRSVLVLMPGTATPEILFLPRRNALRETWDGYMYSPQQASELSGVKEIWEASEFAPFVAALGKRESYHPKPENILLSSTQSATTNGEGMAPLFAAAQKNEGALYLLNFPREGDSREYRQEQRFAGAWPKDSGFNVQNASPIFTQLRLRKSPMELAVMQHAIDISIEAHQRAQAFAPQAKWEYEVDAQVLYTFKLRNADNWGYPNIVGCGKNATTLHYNESQAPVHSGLLMLMDVGAEYQHYTADVTRTFPVNGKFTKEQAEIYQIVYDAQEAGARVTKPGANLSQVHNAATEVIKDGLLKLGLITDRNTDQYRIWFMHGTSHWLGMNVHDVGGGATFEPGMVFTNEPGIYIRPDALDNLPKTPEMEKFIAAVRPAFEKYKGIGVRIEDDMLVTETGVKWMSAALARSIPDIEAFMARARREGGSR from the coding sequence ATGAAGACACTTCGCCGCCCATTATCCCTGCTGTTTGTTACCGCCCTGGCCGTAGTCGCTCTGGCTGCACCGCTCTCGACTGGAACGTCTGCGCTTCCCGCTGAACCTGCGGTCATTCGCGTTGCTCCGCCGGCGCCGGTATTCGACACCGCGAAGCGCCAGGCCGAGTTGGCGACCCGTCGTCAGAAAGTTGCGGAAGCCATCGGACCAAAGTCGATCCTCGTTCTCTTCAGCGCTGAGCCACGCGTATATGCAAACGACGTCGATTATCACTTTCGTCAGGAGAACAACCTCTTTTACCTGACGCACTTGAATCAGAAACGATCTGTGCTTGTGTTAATGCCGGGCACGGCCACGCCTGAAATTCTTTTTCTGCCGCGCCGTAATGCTTTGCGCGAGACTTGGGACGGTTACATGTACAGTCCGCAACAGGCCAGCGAGCTGTCCGGCGTGAAAGAGATTTGGGAAGCGAGCGAGTTTGCGCCCTTTGTCGCCGCGCTGGGCAAACGCGAGTCGTACCACCCGAAACCGGAAAACATTTTGCTCTCGTCCACCCAATCAGCGACGACAAACGGTGAGGGAATGGCGCCGCTGTTCGCGGCTGCGCAGAAAAACGAGGGCGCGCTCTACCTTCTGAATTTCCCGCGCGAAGGTGATAGCCGCGAGTACCGGCAGGAGCAACGGTTTGCCGGCGCGTGGCCGAAAGACTCCGGCTTTAACGTGCAGAACGCTTCGCCAATCTTTACACAGTTGCGTCTCCGCAAGTCCCCCATGGAACTCGCAGTCATGCAACACGCGATCGACATCAGCATCGAAGCTCATCAGCGCGCACAGGCCTTCGCGCCACAGGCGAAATGGGAATACGAAGTCGATGCGCAGGTTCTTTACACATTCAAGCTGCGCAATGCTGACAATTGGGGTTATCCGAACATCGTGGGTTGCGGCAAGAACGCCACCACGCTCCATTACAATGAATCGCAGGCACCAGTCCATTCGGGGCTACTCATGCTGATGGACGTCGGCGCGGAATATCAGCACTACACGGCGGATGTCACCCGAACGTTTCCCGTCAACGGCAAGTTCACGAAAGAGCAGGCCGAGATTTATCAGATCGTTTACGACGCACAGGAAGCAGGCGCGCGGGTAACGAAACCCGGCGCCAATCTCTCGCAGGTTCACAATGCGGCCACGGAAGTAATCAAGGATGGACTGCTCAAGCTTGGTCTGATTACCGATCGCAACACTGACCAATATCGGATCTGGTTTATGCACGGCACGTCGCACTGGCTGGGCATGAACGTTCACGATGTCGGCGGCGGCGCGACCTTTGAACCGGGCATGGTGTTCACGAACGAACCGGGTATTTACATACGTCCAGATGCGCTCGACAATTTGCCGAAGACGCCTGAGATGGAAAAATTCATCGCAGCCGTGCGCCCGGCGTTTGAGAAATACAAAGGCATCGGGGTGCGCATCGAAGATGACATGCTGGTCACGGAGACCGGCGTGAAGTGGATGTCCGCGGCCCTGGCGCGCAGCATTCCGGATATCGAAGCATTCATGGCGCGCGCGCGTCGCGAAGGCGGCAGCCGGTAA
- a CDS encoding 5'-nucleotidase, lipoprotein e(P4) family: MRYTFRLLIRQIAIAGALSLALVSAASAQKIDNEHQVGGILWTQTSGEWRALAYQAFALARLRLDQDLRANRNRRVRRAVIVDVDETVLDNSPYQAMTVKTRTAYESKSWLAWCEKAQAAALPGAVEFLRYANSRGVRVFYVTNRRESEKQCTAQNLKKVGFPDVSDETVLVRTDVSSKQPRRDGIARRHRVVLLMGDNLNDFAEIFELGKTIESRLAATTQNKSNFGSRFIVLPNVMYGAWEEAMYGDPSKLTEEQKAEKRRNTLKDF, encoded by the coding sequence ATGCGATACACGTTTCGCCTATTGATCCGTCAGATTGCTATTGCCGGCGCGCTGTCTCTGGCACTGGTCTCAGCCGCCTCAGCCCAAAAGATCGATAACGAACATCAGGTCGGCGGGATCCTCTGGACGCAGACGTCGGGCGAGTGGCGAGCGTTGGCATATCAGGCGTTCGCACTGGCGCGTCTGCGACTGGATCAGGATCTGCGCGCAAATCGTAACCGGCGTGTCCGGCGCGCGGTGATCGTTGACGTTGACGAAACCGTGCTCGATAACAGTCCGTATCAGGCGATGACCGTTAAGACAAGAACGGCCTACGAATCGAAATCCTGGCTCGCCTGGTGTGAAAAAGCTCAAGCCGCAGCGCTTCCGGGGGCCGTTGAGTTTCTCCGCTACGCGAATTCGCGCGGCGTGCGCGTGTTCTATGTCACCAATCGTCGCGAATCAGAGAAGCAGTGCACGGCGCAAAATCTGAAGAAAGTGGGCTTCCCTGATGTCAGTGACGAGACCGTGCTCGTGCGGACTGACGTCTCGAGTAAACAACCGCGGCGAGATGGCATAGCCAGGAGGCATCGCGTCGTGCTTTTAATGGGCGACAACTTGAATGACTTCGCAGAGATCTTCGAACTGGGAAAAACAATCGAGAGTCGGCTTGCCGCCACTACTCAGAACAAATCTAATTTCGGTAGCCGGTTTATCGTTCTGCCCAACGTGATGTACGGCGCTTGGGAAGAAGCGATGTACGGCGACCCGTCTAAATTGACTGAGGAGCAGAAGGCGGAGAAGCGAAGGAATACGCTGAAGGATTTTTAG